The proteins below are encoded in one region of Doryrhamphus excisus isolate RoL2022-K1 chromosome 4, RoL_Dexc_1.0, whole genome shotgun sequence:
- the trpm6 gene encoding transient receptor potential cation channel subfamily M member 6 isoform X5 — protein MAPDVAILTATLKGTKASSAEQLNVALAWDRADIAQKDVLLYGQHWQVGSLEQVMLDSLVMDRVSFVKLLIDNGMTMSRFLSVDRLEELYNTPLGQTGHFLHHLVEDVKQTSLPLGYRLSLIDMGLVIEYLIGGAYRSTYTRKHFRATYNLLQDKEGRRVSTSSLYKQKKGLKPNIQRSRSPQDQNMPHGTSGEAVWSPGLCEAPLPSFNFNDLFVWAVLQQRQQMAMFLWQHGEEALARAIVACKLYRSMAFEAQQSTMNDNIAENFKAYSLEFGQLAVNVLDCAFRQNEKMAMKLLTSEMEAWSHFTCLQIAVSSCHRPFVSHSCTQTLLTDLWTGPLNMRKNSFLKIILSLLLPPAILLLEFKSKAEMCHVPQSHEAIPFVRDTPKTGATHEEPDHLGNQDAEHGPPFHDRCLGSVSECLSPVTVHCVSWITRLYEFYTAPVVKFCFHTMSYLTFLMLFSYTILVKMGDEPSIQEWLVILYITSTAVEKTREVLMSEPRQLRQKLKIWFSEYWNVSDFIAIIVFLAGLVMRWHAEPYRTVGRITYCLDIVFWFVRLMELLAVNQHAGPYLTMITKMTSNMFFIVVMMAIVLLSFGVSRKAILSPDEAPSWSLARDVVFQPYWMIFGEVYASEIDPCDDGHPCPPASFLTAFLQVVYMFFQYVIMVNILIAFFNNIYFDMQSTSNRLWKYNRYRYIMTYQDRPWLPPPLILLSHMTLGLRAIYSHFNGDAEGEEKGSGLKLYLGHDDRKKLHEFEEKVVQAFIHEQNEDSHQSQMKRIRVTADRAEEMCTIVGEVSEKVSVIHDSLVDLDCRLGQLQDLSVLGVDTIALLSASDNLQQEEARLAQCRPITASQHVFPHSWTLFHRSGADYDVANMRRLGSKPCKSTPPSLLKGYTLRCTSQEPHLGIRWSSGGREGQTEERSEGKKEESPDAPHSIPGISRTSSHSSCLHIHAVGSHLSGLGDLTPYESYGPSRCGSPLSLRFSDKGLESLHYKLWSCDALLNREEIGMEEEEEEEESEGDDEEKEQKAEDHEHLYGPIVLSEHGNISKTLAKPIFCQEDCQLDFQTRPSLKSSRWPYLSRNHPYGYSRSLSSSVENMTFSGGSLSPRGSVPTLMEPMNKHVAKRSFSNDTSLQWSRGREWSKSSDFTQVLNRRRSPNMKTVKIQDSCPHSETVPTQSSDACWKRWKRLKGEPSCWSASTSLSQLNLEPMDLQKHIFSRQEVFSPTHSAWNSWARSLSRRSSLQSCAVTEGKSSSFQSTDTLYPHYSAMERNNLMRLAHSIPFTPVSILGGEEVSIYSLEEVCSEADPESDTSWSSRGLSALLQPLPSEEGSLDGGLRRGCRVLCTWAEQDVLVPGLVYVVKAFKPEVVCAWQRYFRGCTALQLCLREIQQQRAAHKMMHAFNQIKPVRINHSPRFLDVSLVLWHSNGEWLTIERNMLGNFRKYNNNTGEEIAPSSSLEELLLAFSHWTYEYSCRELLVLDIQGVGEELTDPTVIMGEKLSGSMGEMLFGPDNLGDSAINAFVQKHSCSACCHILGLSDLRRPLDTCKNSCEAETTSGEAEQEDGSNRRVTFEP, from the exons ATGGCTCCAGATGTAGCCATTTTGACCGCCACGCTCAAGG GCACAAAGGCCAGCTCTGCAGAGCAGCTGAATGTGGCTCTAGCATGGGACAGGGCTGACATTGCACAGAAAGATGTTCTACTGTATGGACAACATTGGCAG GTTGGTTCCTTGGAACAGGTCATGCTGGATTCTTTGGTGATGGACCGTGTCAGTTTTGTCAAACTGCTGATTGACAACGGCATGACAATGAGTCGCTTTCTCTCCGTGGATCGCCTGGAGGAGCTTTATAACACg ccTTTGGGTCAGACAGGACATTTTCTTCACCACCTTGTTGAGGATGTGAAGCAG ACCTCTCTACCTTTAGGTTACCGGTTGTCTCTCATTGACATGGGCCTGGTTATAGAGTACCTCATCGGAGGGGCATACCGCAGTACTTATACACGTAAACACTTCCGAGCTACCTACAACCTGCTGCAAGACAAA GAAGGAAGACGAGTCAGTACTTCTTCTttgtacaaacaaaaaaagggatTGAAACCAAACATACAGAGGAGCAGAAGTCCTCAG GACCAAAATATGCCACATGGTACCAGTGGAGAGGCCGTGTGGAGCCCTGGTCTTTGTGAAGCACCGCTTCCTTCCTTCAACTTTAACGACCTCTTCGTGTGGGCCGTGCTTCAGCAGCGGCAGCAGATGGCGATGTTCCTGTGGCAGCATGGTGAGGAGGCACTTGCTCGGGCAATAGTGGCCTGCAAGCTTTACCGCTCCATGGCCTTCGAAGCACAGCAAAGCACCATGAATGACAACATTGCAGAAAATTTCAAAGCATATTCCCT TGAATTTGGACAGCTGGCGGTGAATGTTTTAGACTGTGCATTTCGCCAGAATGAGAAAATGGCCATGAAGTTGCTCACTTCGGAGATGGAGGCATGGAGCCACTTTACCTGCCTCCAAATAGCAGTTTCTTCCTGTCATCGACCGTTTGTGTCACACTCTTGTACACAGACCCTCCTCACAGATCTCTGGACCGGTCCTCTCAATATGAGGAAAAACTCCTTTCTGAAG aTTATTTTGAGCCTTCTTCTGCCTCCTGCTATCTTGCTTCTGGAATTCAAAAGCAAAGCTGAAATGTGCCATGTCCCCCAGTCTCATGAAGCAATTCCATTTGTACGTGACACTCCAAAGACAGGAGCAACTCATGAAGAACCTGATCACCTG GGTAACCAGGATGCAGAGCATGGACCGCCATTCCACGACCGATGTTTGGGTTCAGTTTCTGAATGCCTTTCCCCAGTCACTGTGCACTGTGTGTCCTGGATCACAAGACTCTATGAATTCTACACAGCTCCCGTTGTTAAGTTTTGCTTCCATACA ATGTCATACCTCACCTTCCTGATGTTGTTCTCCTACACCATCTTAGTAAAGATGGGTGATGAACCCAGCATCCAGGAGTGGCTGGTCATTTTGTATATCACGTCGACTGCAGTGGAGAAAACCAGAGAG GTACTAATGTCAGAACCAAGGCAGCTGAGACAGAAGCTGAAGATTTGGTTCTCGGAGTACTGGAACGTATCTGACTTCATTGCTATCATTGTCTTCCTGGCTGGTTTGGTGATGCGTTGGCATGCTGAGCCATACCGGACAGTTGGACGGATCACCTATTGTCtggatattgtattttggtTCGTAAGGCTTATGGAACTGCTGGCTGTCAATCAACATGCTGGTCCTTACCTCACAATGATCACCAAGATG ACGTCTAACATGTTCTTTATTGTGGTCATGATGGCAATAGTGCTGCTGAGCTTTGGGGTGTCCAGGAAGGCCATTTTATCACCGGATGAGGCCCCATCATGGAGCTTAGCTCGTGATGTAGTGTTCCAGCCTTACTGGATGATCTTTGGAGAGGTCTACGCTTCTGAGATAGATC CGTGTGATGATGGTCATCCATGTCCTCCTGCTTCTTTTCTCACGGCATTCCTTCAGGTGGTCTATATGTTCTTTCAGTATGTCATCATGGTCAACATTCTCATTGCATTTTTTAA CAACATCTACTTTGACATGCAATCAACATCCAATAGATTGTGGAAGTACAATCGCTACCGCTACATCATGACGTATCAGGATCGACCGTGGCTGCCGCCACCCCTAATTCTCCTCAGTCACATGACTCTTGGTTTGCGAGCCATTTACAGCCACTTTAATGGCGATGCCGAGGGGGAGGAGAAAGGCTCTGGACTTA AACTCTACTTGGGCCACGATGACCGTAAGAAGCTCCATGAATTTGAGGAGAAAGTTGTACAGGCCTTCATCCATGAGCAAAATGAAGATTCCCACCAAAGTCAGATGAAGAGGATTAGAGTGACAGCTGACAG AGCAGAAGAGATGTGCACCATAGTGGGAGAAGTCTCTGAAAAGGTCAGCGTCATTCATGACAGTCTTGTGGACCTGGACTGTCGGCTGGGTCAACTACAGGACCTGTCAGTTCTGGGGGTGGACACAATAGCCCTGCTTTCTGCTTCTGACAACCTACAACAAGAGGAGGCTCGCCTGGCCCAGTGCCGACCGATCACAGCATCCCAGCACGTCTTCCCTCACAGCTGGACTCTTTTCCACAGAAGTGGTGCAGACTATGATGTGGCTAATATGAGACGACTGGGGTCCAAGCCTTGTAAAAGTACTCCTCCGTCATTGCTCAAAGGCTACACACTTAGATGTACATCACAGGAGCCCCACCTGGGAATCAGATGGAGCAGTGGAGGAAGAGAAGGACAGACTGAGGAGAGAAGTGAAGGAAAAAAGGAG gaatCACCTGACGCTCCCCATTCCATCCCGGGCATTTCTCGAACTTCATCCCACTCATCGTGTTTGCACATTCATGCAGTTGGAAGCCATTTGAGTGGTTTGGGTGATCTGACACCTTATGAGTCATATGGACCATCTCGCTGTGGGTCTCCTCTTTCTCTCAGGTTTAGTGACAAAGGCTTGGAGTCACTGCATTATAAATTGTGGAGCTGTGACGCACTTCTAAATCGTGAGGAGATTGGcatggaagaggaggaagaagaagaagaaagcgaAGGAgatgatgaagaaaaagaacagaAGGCAGAAGACCATGAACATCTATATGGGCCAATTGTTCTTTCTGAACATGGAAACATCTCTAAGACTTTAGCAAAGCCTATCTTCTGTCAGGAGGATTGCCAACTGGATTTCCAGACCAGACCTTCTCTAAAATCTTCAAGGTGGCCCTATCTGTCGAGAAACCACCCTTATGGCTACAGCAGATCTCTGTCATCTAGTGTAGAGAATATGACATTCTCTGGGGGATCCCTGAGTCCGAGGGGATCAGTTCCTACCCTTATGGAACCAATGAACAAGCACGTTGCAAAAAGAAGTTTCAGCAATGACACATCATTACAGTGGAGCAGAGGCAGAG AGTGGTCCAAGTCATCTGACTTCACCCAAGTCTTGAACAGAAGAAGAAGCCCAAACATGAAGACTGTCAAAATACAAGACAGCTGCCCGCACAGT GAAACTGTACCGACACAATCCTCTGATGCTTGCTGGAAAAGATGGAAAAGATTGAAAGGAGAACCTTCATGTTGGTCAGCGTCAACTAGTCTTAGTCAACTCA atttggaaCCCATGGATTTGCAGAAGCACATTTTTTCACGGCAG GAAGTGTTTAGCCCCACTCATTCAGCATGGAATAGCTGGGCTAGATCATTGAGCCGCAGGTCTTC GTTACAGAGCTGTGCTGTCACTGAAG GCAAGAGTTCCTCATTCCAGTCCACTGATACATTGTATCCACATTATTCAG CCATGGAGAGAAACAATTTGATGAGACTGGCTCACTCCATCCCTTTTACTCCAGTATCCATTCTTG GTGGTGAAGAAGTTAGCATCTATTCTTTGGAGGAGGTTTGTTCAGAGGCCGACCCTGAATCCGACACATCATGGTCTTCACGGGGCCTGTCTGCATTGCTTCAGCCCCTCCCCAGTGAGGAAGGATCTTTGGATGGGGGTCTGCGGCGGGGCTGCAGGGTGCTGTGCACATGGGCTGAACAGGATGTACTCGTACCTGGTCTGGTATATGTGGTCAAAGCCTTCAAACCAGAGGTGGTGTGTGCCTGGCAAAGATACTTTCGTGGTTGTACAGCACTCCAGCTTTGTTTGAGG GAAATCCAGCAACAGAGGGCAGCACACAAAATGATGCATGCTTTCAACCAGATAAAACCTGTCAGAATCAATCATTCACCAAG ATTTCTAGATGTTTCATTGGTGCTTTGGCACTCAAATGGAGAGTGGCTTACTATAGAAAGGAATATGTTGGGTAACTTCAGGaagtacaacaacaacaccGGGGAGGAAATCGCACCTTCTTCTTCATTGGAAGAACTACTCTTAGCATTCTCACACTGGACTTATGAGTACTCATGCAGAGAACTCTTGGTGCTTGATATACAAG GAGTAGGTGAGGAGCTGACTGATCCAACAGTCATTATGGGAGAAAAGCTCAG TGGTAGCATGGGTGAGATGCTGTTTGGACCTGACAACTTAGGAGATTCTGCCATCAACGCTTTTGTGCAAAAACACTCATGCAGTGCCTGTTGCCACATATTGGGCCTGTCAG ATTTAAGGAGGCCTCTGGACACATGCAAGAACAGCTGTGAGGCAGAGACCACATCAGGAGAAGCAGAACAAGAGGATGGCTCAAACCGGCGTGTAACCTTTGAGCCATGA
- the trpm6 gene encoding transient receptor potential cation channel subfamily M member 6 isoform X4: MHGQNSGVSKYVGEAVKTFGGHNLRKRSTVGITPWGVIDNNIDLIGRNVFRPYQPLGNPLSKRACFNSFHSHFLLVDDGTLGKSGCQQGLRRKLEKHIQLLKIHPRLNQRVPMVCVVVEGGPAIVSTVLDYVSHNPPVPVFVFEGSGRAADLLAFLHKQTDIDRELDEDIKQDFLVRIGEVFGVDRKEAFGLCTLLLECMDHRQSITIFDFESEDHMAPDVAILTATLKGTKASSAEQLNVALAWDRADIAQKDVLLYGQHWQVGSLEQVMLDSLVMDRVSFVKLLIDNGMTMSRFLSVDRLEELYNTPLGQTGHFLHHLVEDVKQTSLPLGYRLSLIDMGLVIEYLIGGAYRSTYTRKHFRATYNLLQDKEGRRVSTSSLYKQKKGLKPNIQRSRSPQDQNMPHGTSGEAVWSPGLCEAPLPSFNFNDLFVWAVLQQRQQMAMFLWQHGEEALARAIVACKLYRSMAFEAQQSTMNDNIAENFKAYSLEFGQLAVNVLDCAFRQNEKMAMKLLTSEMEAWSHFTCLQIAVSSCHRPFVSHSCTQTLLTDLWTGPLNMRKNSFLKIILSLLLPPAILLLEFKSKAEMCHVPQSHEAIPFVRDTPKTGATHEEPDHLGNQDAEHGPPFHDRCLGSVSECLSPVTVHCVSWITRLYEFYTAPVVKFCFHTMSYLTFLMLFSYTILVKMGDEPSIQEWLVILYITSTAVEKTREVLMSEPRQLRQKLKIWFSEYWNVSDFIAIIVFLAGLVMRWHAEPYRTVGRITYCLDIVFWFVRLMELLAVNQHAGPYLTMITKMTSNMFFIVVMMAIVLLSFGVSRKAILSPDEAPSWSLARDVVFQPYWMIFGEVYASEIDPCDDGHPCPPASFLTAFLQVVYMFFQYVIMVNILIAFFNNIYFDMQSTSNRLWKYNRYRYIMTYQDRPWLPPPLILLSHMTLGLRAIYSHFNGDAEGEEKGSGLKLYLGHDDRKKLHEFEEKVVQAFIHEQNEDSHQSQMKRIRVTADRAEEMCTIVGEVSEKVSVIHDSLVDLDCRLGQLQDLSVLGVDTIALLSASDNLQQEEARLAQCRPITASQHVFPHSWTLFHRSGADYDVANMRRLGSKPCKSTPPSLLKGYTLRCTSQEPHLGIRWSSGGREGQTEERSEGKKEESPDAPHSIPGISRTSSHSSCLHIHAVGSHLSGLGDLTPYESYGPSRCGSPLSLRFSDKGLESLHYKLWSCDALLNREEIGMEEEEEEEESEGDDEEKEQKAEDHEHLYGPIVLSEHGNISKTLAKPIFCQEDCQLDFQTRPSLKSSRWPYLSRNHPYGYSRSLSSSVENMTFSGGSLSPRGSVPTLMEPMNKHVAKRSFSNDTSLQWSRGREWSKSSDFTQVLNRRRSPNMKTVKIQDSCPHSETVPTQSSDACWKRWKRLKGEPSCWSASTSLSQLNLEPMDLQKHIFSRQEVFSPTHSAWNSWARSLSRRSSLQSCAVTEGKSSSFQSTDTLYPHYSAMERNNLMRLAHSIPFTPVSILGGEEVSIYSLEEVCSEADPESDTSWSSRGLSALLQPLPSEEGSLDGGLRRGCRVLCTWAEQDVLVPGLVYVVKAFKPEVVCAWQRYFRGCTALQLCLREIQQQRAAHKMMHAFNQIKPVRINHSPRFLDVSLVLWHSNGEWLTIERNMLGNFRKYNNNTGEEIAPSSSLEELLLAFSHWTYEYSCRELLVLDIQGVGEELTDPTVIMGEKLSGSMGEMLFGPDNLGDSAINAFVQKHSCSACCHILGLSDLRRPLDTCKNSCEAETTSGEAEQEDGSNRRVTFEP, from the exons GATTGAACCAAAGAGTCCCGATGGTCTGTGTCGTAGTTGAGGGAGGCCCTGCCATTGTATCGACAGTGCTGGACTACGTCAGCCATAACCCCCCTGTGCCAGTATTTGTGTTTGAGGGATCTGGCAGGGCTGCTGACTTGCTTGCGTTCCTACACAAGCAGACAGATATTGACAG GGAGTTAGATGAAGATATTAAACAGGACTTCCTTGTAAGGATTGGAGAGGTGTTTGGAGTAGACAGAAAGGAGGCCTTTGGTCTCTGCACTCTGCTCTTGGAATGCATGGATCACAGACAATCT ATAACCATATTTGATTTTGAGTCAGAAGACCACATGGCTCCAGATGTAGCCATTTTGACCGCCACGCTCAAGG GCACAAAGGCCAGCTCTGCAGAGCAGCTGAATGTGGCTCTAGCATGGGACAGGGCTGACATTGCACAGAAAGATGTTCTACTGTATGGACAACATTGGCAG GTTGGTTCCTTGGAACAGGTCATGCTGGATTCTTTGGTGATGGACCGTGTCAGTTTTGTCAAACTGCTGATTGACAACGGCATGACAATGAGTCGCTTTCTCTCCGTGGATCGCCTGGAGGAGCTTTATAACACg ccTTTGGGTCAGACAGGACATTTTCTTCACCACCTTGTTGAGGATGTGAAGCAG ACCTCTCTACCTTTAGGTTACCGGTTGTCTCTCATTGACATGGGCCTGGTTATAGAGTACCTCATCGGAGGGGCATACCGCAGTACTTATACACGTAAACACTTCCGAGCTACCTACAACCTGCTGCAAGACAAA GAAGGAAGACGAGTCAGTACTTCTTCTttgtacaaacaaaaaaagggatTGAAACCAAACATACAGAGGAGCAGAAGTCCTCAG GACCAAAATATGCCACATGGTACCAGTGGAGAGGCCGTGTGGAGCCCTGGTCTTTGTGAAGCACCGCTTCCTTCCTTCAACTTTAACGACCTCTTCGTGTGGGCCGTGCTTCAGCAGCGGCAGCAGATGGCGATGTTCCTGTGGCAGCATGGTGAGGAGGCACTTGCTCGGGCAATAGTGGCCTGCAAGCTTTACCGCTCCATGGCCTTCGAAGCACAGCAAAGCACCATGAATGACAACATTGCAGAAAATTTCAAAGCATATTCCCT TGAATTTGGACAGCTGGCGGTGAATGTTTTAGACTGTGCATTTCGCCAGAATGAGAAAATGGCCATGAAGTTGCTCACTTCGGAGATGGAGGCATGGAGCCACTTTACCTGCCTCCAAATAGCAGTTTCTTCCTGTCATCGACCGTTTGTGTCACACTCTTGTACACAGACCCTCCTCACAGATCTCTGGACCGGTCCTCTCAATATGAGGAAAAACTCCTTTCTGAAG aTTATTTTGAGCCTTCTTCTGCCTCCTGCTATCTTGCTTCTGGAATTCAAAAGCAAAGCTGAAATGTGCCATGTCCCCCAGTCTCATGAAGCAATTCCATTTGTACGTGACACTCCAAAGACAGGAGCAACTCATGAAGAACCTGATCACCTG GGTAACCAGGATGCAGAGCATGGACCGCCATTCCACGACCGATGTTTGGGTTCAGTTTCTGAATGCCTTTCCCCAGTCACTGTGCACTGTGTGTCCTGGATCACAAGACTCTATGAATTCTACACAGCTCCCGTTGTTAAGTTTTGCTTCCATACA ATGTCATACCTCACCTTCCTGATGTTGTTCTCCTACACCATCTTAGTAAAGATGGGTGATGAACCCAGCATCCAGGAGTGGCTGGTCATTTTGTATATCACGTCGACTGCAGTGGAGAAAACCAGAGAG GTACTAATGTCAGAACCAAGGCAGCTGAGACAGAAGCTGAAGATTTGGTTCTCGGAGTACTGGAACGTATCTGACTTCATTGCTATCATTGTCTTCCTGGCTGGTTTGGTGATGCGTTGGCATGCTGAGCCATACCGGACAGTTGGACGGATCACCTATTGTCtggatattgtattttggtTCGTAAGGCTTATGGAACTGCTGGCTGTCAATCAACATGCTGGTCCTTACCTCACAATGATCACCAAGATG ACGTCTAACATGTTCTTTATTGTGGTCATGATGGCAATAGTGCTGCTGAGCTTTGGGGTGTCCAGGAAGGCCATTTTATCACCGGATGAGGCCCCATCATGGAGCTTAGCTCGTGATGTAGTGTTCCAGCCTTACTGGATGATCTTTGGAGAGGTCTACGCTTCTGAGATAGATC CGTGTGATGATGGTCATCCATGTCCTCCTGCTTCTTTTCTCACGGCATTCCTTCAGGTGGTCTATATGTTCTTTCAGTATGTCATCATGGTCAACATTCTCATTGCATTTTTTAA CAACATCTACTTTGACATGCAATCAACATCCAATAGATTGTGGAAGTACAATCGCTACCGCTACATCATGACGTATCAGGATCGACCGTGGCTGCCGCCACCCCTAATTCTCCTCAGTCACATGACTCTTGGTTTGCGAGCCATTTACAGCCACTTTAATGGCGATGCCGAGGGGGAGGAGAAAGGCTCTGGACTTA AACTCTACTTGGGCCACGATGACCGTAAGAAGCTCCATGAATTTGAGGAGAAAGTTGTACAGGCCTTCATCCATGAGCAAAATGAAGATTCCCACCAAAGTCAGATGAAGAGGATTAGAGTGACAGCTGACAG AGCAGAAGAGATGTGCACCATAGTGGGAGAAGTCTCTGAAAAGGTCAGCGTCATTCATGACAGTCTTGTGGACCTGGACTGTCGGCTGGGTCAACTACAGGACCTGTCAGTTCTGGGGGTGGACACAATAGCCCTGCTTTCTGCTTCTGACAACCTACAACAAGAGGAGGCTCGCCTGGCCCAGTGCCGACCGATCACAGCATCCCAGCACGTCTTCCCTCACAGCTGGACTCTTTTCCACAGAAGTGGTGCAGACTATGATGTGGCTAATATGAGACGACTGGGGTCCAAGCCTTGTAAAAGTACTCCTCCGTCATTGCTCAAAGGCTACACACTTAGATGTACATCACAGGAGCCCCACCTGGGAATCAGATGGAGCAGTGGAGGAAGAGAAGGACAGACTGAGGAGAGAAGTGAAGGAAAAAAGGAG gaatCACCTGACGCTCCCCATTCCATCCCGGGCATTTCTCGAACTTCATCCCACTCATCGTGTTTGCACATTCATGCAGTTGGAAGCCATTTGAGTGGTTTGGGTGATCTGACACCTTATGAGTCATATGGACCATCTCGCTGTGGGTCTCCTCTTTCTCTCAGGTTTAGTGACAAAGGCTTGGAGTCACTGCATTATAAATTGTGGAGCTGTGACGCACTTCTAAATCGTGAGGAGATTGGcatggaagaggaggaagaagaagaagaaagcgaAGGAgatgatgaagaaaaagaacagaAGGCAGAAGACCATGAACATCTATATGGGCCAATTGTTCTTTCTGAACATGGAAACATCTCTAAGACTTTAGCAAAGCCTATCTTCTGTCAGGAGGATTGCCAACTGGATTTCCAGACCAGACCTTCTCTAAAATCTTCAAGGTGGCCCTATCTGTCGAGAAACCACCCTTATGGCTACAGCAGATCTCTGTCATCTAGTGTAGAGAATATGACATTCTCTGGGGGATCCCTGAGTCCGAGGGGATCAGTTCCTACCCTTATGGAACCAATGAACAAGCACGTTGCAAAAAGAAGTTTCAGCAATGACACATCATTACAGTGGAGCAGAGGCAGAG AGTGGTCCAAGTCATCTGACTTCACCCAAGTCTTGAACAGAAGAAGAAGCCCAAACATGAAGACTGTCAAAATACAAGACAGCTGCCCGCACAGT GAAACTGTACCGACACAATCCTCTGATGCTTGCTGGAAAAGATGGAAAAGATTGAAAGGAGAACCTTCATGTTGGTCAGCGTCAACTAGTCTTAGTCAACTCA atttggaaCCCATGGATTTGCAGAAGCACATTTTTTCACGGCAG GAAGTGTTTAGCCCCACTCATTCAGCATGGAATAGCTGGGCTAGATCATTGAGCCGCAGGTCTTC GTTACAGAGCTGTGCTGTCACTGAAG GCAAGAGTTCCTCATTCCAGTCCACTGATACATTGTATCCACATTATTCAG CCATGGAGAGAAACAATTTGATGAGACTGGCTCACTCCATCCCTTTTACTCCAGTATCCATTCTTG GTGGTGAAGAAGTTAGCATCTATTCTTTGGAGGAGGTTTGTTCAGAGGCCGACCCTGAATCCGACACATCATGGTCTTCACGGGGCCTGTCTGCATTGCTTCAGCCCCTCCCCAGTGAGGAAGGATCTTTGGATGGGGGTCTGCGGCGGGGCTGCAGGGTGCTGTGCACATGGGCTGAACAGGATGTACTCGTACCTGGTCTGGTATATGTGGTCAAAGCCTTCAAACCAGAGGTGGTGTGTGCCTGGCAAAGATACTTTCGTGGTTGTACAGCACTCCAGCTTTGTTTGAGG GAAATCCAGCAACAGAGGGCAGCACACAAAATGATGCATGCTTTCAACCAGATAAAACCTGTCAGAATCAATCATTCACCAAG ATTTCTAGATGTTTCATTGGTGCTTTGGCACTCAAATGGAGAGTGGCTTACTATAGAAAGGAATATGTTGGGTAACTTCAGGaagtacaacaacaacaccGGGGAGGAAATCGCACCTTCTTCTTCATTGGAAGAACTACTCTTAGCATTCTCACACTGGACTTATGAGTACTCATGCAGAGAACTCTTGGTGCTTGATATACAAG GAGTAGGTGAGGAGCTGACTGATCCAACAGTCATTATGGGAGAAAAGCTCAG TGGTAGCATGGGTGAGATGCTGTTTGGACCTGACAACTTAGGAGATTCTGCCATCAACGCTTTTGTGCAAAAACACTCATGCAGTGCCTGTTGCCACATATTGGGCCTGTCAG ATTTAAGGAGGCCTCTGGACACATGCAAGAACAGCTGTGAGGCAGAGACCACATCAGGAGAAGCAGAACAAGAGGATGGCTCAAACCGGCGTGTAACCTTTGAGCCATGA